From the Leptolyngbya sp. O-77 genome, one window contains:
- the pyk gene encoding pyruvate kinase, which translates to MKLLTPRTKIVATIGPASRSPEILKKMVNAGMSVARLNFSHGSYEDHAKTIEMIRAVEAELDTPITLLQDLQGPKIRVGQMPNGGIPLEEGAPLILVPDDALDGQPNTVSIDYPHLWEEATPGTQVLMDDGLLELQVEEVVGREVRCRVVKGGLLKSRKGVNLPSLNLKLPSMTDKDIQDVEFGLSQNVHWISLSFVRRGDDVRSLKDLLASKGHADVPVLAKLEKPQAIANLEDILCACDAIMVARGDMGVELPPEQVPLTQKHIIRRCNELGIPVITATQMLESMIQNPRPTRAEASDVANAILDGTDAVMLSGESAMGAYPVEAVQMMTRIAREVERDYHFVNYPPSKEDEAHAISEALNAIDQFLPLQCIVAFTNTGYTAKLASKERPTAPVVALTPNIDVYHRLNLVWGVRPVLLQEETTEFEAVLRQAEECLLERGLASVGDRILVVGGIPMKVTGGTNFLKIHTIGTFAAR; encoded by the coding sequence ATGAAACTCCTCACCCCCCGCACCAAAATTGTCGCTACAATTGGCCCTGCCAGCCGCTCACCCGAAATCCTCAAGAAAATGGTGAATGCGGGCATGAGCGTGGCCCGCCTCAATTTTTCTCACGGCTCCTATGAAGATCACGCCAAGACAATTGAAATGATTCGCGCGGTCGAAGCAGAACTCGATACGCCGATCACGCTGCTGCAAGACCTGCAAGGGCCCAAAATTCGCGTCGGACAAATGCCGAACGGGGGCATTCCTCTGGAGGAGGGCGCACCGCTGATTTTAGTGCCCGACGATGCCCTTGACGGTCAGCCCAACACGGTTTCGATTGACTATCCGCACCTATGGGAAGAAGCAACGCCAGGCACGCAAGTGCTAATGGATGACGGTCTGCTGGAATTGCAGGTCGAAGAGGTGGTGGGTCGCGAGGTGCGCTGCCGCGTGGTGAAAGGCGGTTTGCTGAAAAGCCGCAAGGGCGTGAATTTGCCCAGCCTTAACCTGAAACTGCCGTCAATGACGGACAAGGATATTCAGGATGTAGAGTTTGGACTGTCGCAAAATGTCCACTGGATTTCGCTCAGCTTTGTGCGGCGGGGCGATGACGTACGATCGCTGAAGGATCTGCTAGCTTCTAAGGGACACGCCGATGTGCCTGTGCTGGCCAAGCTAGAGAAACCACAGGCGATCGCAAATCTGGAAGACATTCTCTGCGCCTGCGACGCGATCATGGTGGCGCGAGGCGACATGGGCGTGGAACTGCCGCCAGAGCAAGTGCCCCTGACGCAGAAGCACATTATCCGCCGCTGCAACGAACTGGGCATTCCGGTGATCACGGCGACGCAAATGCTGGAGAGCATGATCCAAAACCCGCGCCCGACTCGCGCCGAGGCCAGCGACGTGGCCAACGCTATTCTCGACGGCACAGACGCAGTGATGCTGTCGGGCGAGTCGGCGATGGGGGCCTATCCGGTGGAGGCGGTGCAAATGATGACGCGCATTGCCCGCGAGGTGGAGCGCGACTATCACTTTGTCAACTATCCTCCTTCCAAAGAAGACGAAGCCCACGCCATTAGCGAAGCGCTGAACGCCATTGACCAGTTTTTGCCGCTCCAGTGCATCGTGGCGTTTACCAACACGGGCTACACGGCTAAGTTGGCATCGAAAGAGCGACCGACGGCTCCGGTGGTGGCGCTGACACCGAATATCGACGTATACCATCGGCTGAACCTAGTGTGGGGCGTGCGTCCGGTGCTGCTGCAAGAAGAAACGACTGAATTTGAAGCCGTGCTACGACAGGCGGAGGAGTGCCTGCTGGAACGGGGACTGGCCTCAGTGGGCGATCGCATTCTGGTCGTCGGTGGCATCCCCATGAAAGTAACGGGCGGCACAAACTTCCTCAAAATCCACACCATCGGCACTTTTGCCGCCAGATAG
- a CDS encoding choice-of-anchor D domain-containing protein gives MSQTYEHLLAEKNLLDQARQGSAEAIATLLNRSLNPRGITAMARLEQDTLHVLVEAVPAPPPDLASFVHQGIAGLGIATANTLKVYGRQRGISQIGWQQAFSLVTPSGLGGMSTVMQGTQAGNGLPVTEFELGAGGQQVIAGDRRLQMTPHGAVVTLLPQPSAPSLRSRTLPSPEAACPPMPYLVGREKELDGAIAALEQSVPVEFYGESGLGKSALARALAHQPSVLGLASEGLVYHIVGKQPIEDLYQSLFEDFFEIDDGIPHKLSEEEVQYALRQKRALVVLDDVRLPPNALERMTRNLTTLGLIVTASDRHLWNDSHSLPLSGLPQSEAVNLLERYLNDPLTPEQRSSAEQLCTLLYGHPQRILQAAMLVRDGHLSLLAMVEQLQSGATLEVLVLRACATFPDAERRCLAALAVLGEVPVQTHHLAGLTGTANPQPIVATLVSRGFLSSDGVRHTLAGNLLAPLRQFWNLEQWVQPVVRHFLHWVQQQAPIKGALLPDLPLLMRVVNLAAEAEQWKEVVQFARVMDGPLALGRRWGAWEQVWDAGLRAAEHLGNSQAIALANHQLGTRALCLGDSFAAINYLNQALRLREARGNETAAAASRHNLSLLVAPMQHLQPQPQQPPQYQPPPQYPPQSPPQYPPQSPPQYPGPQYPSQIQPPQPQPPQYPAPEPQPPLPPLPAQPAPHPPYQPPPPMPGTSDPEAEAASSRFSPLLLGGTGGSLLLGALAAWLMVRDRPSFSVNPSSLAFSNQTIHTSSQPQTVTLQNTGSQALRLGRITPVGANPTDFQVSEQCTRAPLPPAQSCTIQVTFTPQGQGDRIADLAFNDITGVTRYTIPLRGNSPSAIGGSPSPGSPSPTPPVNPDVALRFNPGTLDFGEWQVNAQTGQRTIALVNNSAVPVTIQLVRADGQARSDFLVSEQCTGGPLAPGQSCPIFVAFRPTAAGQRTANINVIDTSNRPWNVPLTGYGVATAPQTPTLSITPGRVDFGSVTVRNTSREERFFLQSTGGVPVQLRNISIESRTGDFRLTRNTCPSDLPPGARCEVGVVFSPEGEGDRRAALRFDSNDYRGTARVMLMGQGVPPAVPALRVNPLSIDFGSIEMERASAPRAVTISNMGTAPLLLGDIRVSGNPDFVSDRNSSVGAECSNLSLRPGQSCGFNVVFIPQVEGSRNANIVIPTNTGSTTVVLRGNGSVQRFPTLSIQPTSIDFDNQTIGNISAPRSVVLRNSGNAPLILGDLRLSGENPFDFSTSNDSNFAISCTNVTLAPGEVCTVQMMFNPTEPGYRTAQLVIPSNAPNSPGRVRVGGVGQAAITPLPEPLPDPQPEPPIRPLPVPLPQPFNPLSR, from the coding sequence ATGTCGCAAACCTACGAACACTTGCTGGCTGAAAAGAACCTGTTAGACCAAGCGCGGCAGGGAAGTGCGGAGGCGATCGCCACCTTGCTCAACCGCAGCCTCAATCCCAGGGGCATCACAGCGATGGCCCGGCTGGAGCAAGACACGCTGCATGTTCTCGTAGAAGCCGTGCCTGCGCCGCCGCCGGATCTTGCGTCATTTGTCCATCAGGGCATTGCGGGACTGGGCATTGCCACTGCCAATACGCTCAAGGTTTACGGACGGCAGCGCGGCATCAGCCAGATCGGATGGCAGCAGGCGTTTAGTCTGGTTACCCCTTCTGGCTTGGGCGGTATGTCTACCGTGATGCAGGGAACCCAGGCGGGAAACGGGCTGCCTGTGACCGAGTTTGAACTGGGGGCGGGTGGGCAGCAGGTGATTGCGGGCGATCGCCGCTTGCAGATGACCCCCCACGGGGCAGTAGTGACGCTCTTGCCGCAGCCCTCAGCACCCTCGCTGCGATCGCGCACCCTGCCCAGCCCTGAAGCGGCTTGCCCGCCCATGCCCTACCTGGTGGGGCGCGAGAAGGAACTGGACGGGGCGATCGCCGCGCTGGAACAATCCGTGCCCGTCGAGTTTTATGGCGAGTCGGGGCTGGGCAAAAGCGCCCTCGCCCGTGCCCTGGCGCACCAGCCGTCGGTCTTGGGATTGGCTTCGGAAGGGCTGGTCTATCACATCGTCGGCAAACAGCCTATCGAAGACCTCTACCAGAGCCTATTTGAAGATTTTTTTGAAATTGACGACGGCATTCCCCACAAGCTAAGTGAGGAAGAAGTGCAGTATGCCCTGCGCCAGAAGCGGGCGCTGGTGGTGCTGGACGACGTGCGTCTGCCGCCCAACGCGCTAGAGCGGATGACACGAAACCTGACTACGCTGGGCCTAATTGTCACGGCTTCAGATCGCCATCTGTGGAACGATAGCCACAGTCTGCCGCTGAGCGGATTGCCCCAGTCCGAAGCGGTGAATCTGCTGGAACGCTACCTGAACGACCCCCTCACGCCAGAGCAGCGATCCAGCGCAGAACAGCTTTGCACATTGTTGTATGGGCATCCGCAGCGGATTTTGCAGGCGGCCATGCTGGTGCGCGATGGGCATTTGTCCCTGTTGGCAATGGTCGAGCAACTGCAATCGGGGGCGACGCTAGAAGTGCTGGTGCTGCGGGCGTGCGCCACCTTCCCGGATGCCGAGCGGCGCTGTCTGGCGGCGCTGGCGGTGCTGGGGGAAGTCCCCGTGCAGACCCACCACCTGGCCGGGCTGACGGGCACAGCCAATCCTCAGCCGATTGTGGCGACCCTGGTCAGCCGGGGCTTTTTGAGCAGTGACGGGGTGCGCCACACGCTGGCAGGAAACCTGCTGGCTCCCCTGCGGCAGTTCTGGAACCTGGAACAGTGGGTGCAGCCGGTGGTTCGCCATTTTCTGCACTGGGTCCAGCAGCAGGCTCCTATCAAAGGGGCGCTGTTGCCAGATTTGCCGCTGCTGATGCGGGTGGTAAACCTGGCTGCTGAAGCAGAACAGTGGAAAGAAGTCGTGCAGTTTGCCCGCGTGATGGACGGGCCGCTGGCGCTGGGGCGACGTTGGGGCGCGTGGGAGCAGGTGTGGGATGCGGGGCTGCGGGCGGCAGAGCATTTGGGCAATTCCCAGGCGATCGCCCTGGCTAATCACCAGCTAGGCACCCGCGCCCTCTGCCTGGGCGACAGCTTTGCCGCGATTAACTATCTCAACCAGGCGCTGCGCCTGCGGGAAGCCAGGGGCAACGAAACCGCCGCCGCCGCCTCGCGCCACAACCTCAGCCTGCTGGTGGCTCCGATGCAGCACCTCCAACCCCAGCCCCAGCAGCCGCCCCAGTATCAGCCCCCGCCGCAATATCCGCCCCAATCCCCACCCCAATATCCACCGCAATCCCCGCCGCAATATCCAGGGCCCCAATATCCCTCGCAGATCCAGCCGCCCCAGCCCCAACCGCCCCAATATCCAGCCCCAGAGCCGCAGCCCCCGCTGCCGCCGCTGCCGGCCCAGCCTGCGCCCCATCCGCCCTACCAGCCGCCGCCGCCCATGCCAGGAACCTCTGACCCCGAAGCAGAGGCAGCCTCCTCGCGCTTTTCGCCGCTGCTGCTGGGGGGGACTGGTGGCTCGCTGCTGCTGGGGGCGCTGGCGGCGTGGCTAATGGTGCGCGATCGCCCCTCCTTCAGTGTCAACCCCAGCAGCCTCGCCTTTTCCAACCAGACGATTCACACCAGCAGCCAGCCCCAGACTGTGACCCTGCAAAACACGGGCAGTCAGGCGCTGCGGCTGGGACGGATTACGCCCGTAGGCGCAAATCCGACCGATTTTCAGGTGTCTGAGCAATGCACCCGCGCCCCGCTGCCGCCGGCCCAGTCCTGTACGATTCAGGTCACGTTTACGCCCCAGGGTCAGGGCGATCGCATTGCGGACCTGGCCTTCAACGACATTACAGGCGTGACCCGCTACACCATTCCCCTGCGCGGCAATAGCCCTAGTGCCATTGGCGGCAGCCCCAGCCCCGGCAGTCCGTCGCCCACGCCCCCGGTCAATCCTGACGTGGCGCTGCGGTTCAATCCCGGCACGCTGGACTTTGGCGAGTGGCAGGTCAATGCCCAAACCGGCCAGCGAACCATCGCCCTGGTCAACAACAGCGCCGTTCCCGTGACGATTCAACTGGTGCGGGCCGATGGGCAGGCCCGCAGCGACTTTTTGGTGAGCGAGCAGTGTACGGGCGGGCCCCTAGCTCCGGGACAAAGCTGCCCGATTTTCGTTGCCTTTCGACCCACGGCTGCGGGCCAGCGGACGGCAAATATCAACGTGATTGACACCAGCAATCGCCCGTGGAATGTGCCGCTGACGGGCTACGGCGTGGCCACTGCGCCCCAAACGCCCACCCTCAGCATTACGCCCGGACGAGTAGACTTTGGCTCTGTTACTGTCCGCAATACCAGCCGTGAAGAGCGTTTCTTTTTGCAAAGCACGGGGGGCGTGCCTGTCCAGCTTCGCAATATCAGCATCGAAAGCCGGACAGGGGATTTTCGGCTGACGCGCAACACCTGCCCCAGCGACTTGCCGCCGGGGGCCCGCTGCGAGGTGGGCGTGGTGTTTAGCCCAGAGGGAGAGGGCGATCGCCGTGCTGCCCTCCGGTTTGACAGCAACGACTATCGGGGTACGGCCCGCGTCATGCTCATGGGTCAGGGCGTGCCGCCTGCGGTGCCTGCGCTGCGGGTCAATCCACTGTCTATTGATTTTGGCAGCATTGAGATGGAGCGGGCCAGCGCTCCCCGCGCCGTCACCATTAGCAATATGGGTACTGCGCCGCTGCTGCTGGGCGATATCCGGGTGAGTGGTAATCCAGATTTTGTGAGCGATCGCAATTCGTCTGTTGGTGCGGAATGTTCTAATCTCTCGCTGCGTCCGGGGCAAAGCTGCGGCTTTAATGTCGTCTTTATTCCGCAGGTAGAAGGGTCGCGCAACGCTAATATTGTGATTCCCACAAACACTGGCTCGACCACCGTCGTGCTGCGGGGCAACGGCTCGGTGCAGCGCTTCCCAACGCTCAGCATTCAGCCTACCAGTATTGATTTTGACAATCAGACCATCGGCAACATAAGTGCGCCCCGCTCTGTGGTTCTGCGAAACAGCGGCAATGCGCCCCTGATCCTGGGAGATCTGAGGCTGAGTGGGGAGAATCCGTTTGACTTTTCTACCTCTAATGACAGCAACTTTGCAATTAGCTGCACCAACGTGACGCTGGCTCCGGGTGAGGTTTGCACCGTTCAGATGATGTTCAATCCGACGGAGCCAGGGTATCGCACGGCTCAGTTGGTGATTCCTAGCAATGCCCCCAACAGCCCCGGCCGGGTTCGGGTGGGCGGCGTGGGGCAGGCTGCAATTACGCCGCTTCCTGAACCGCTCCCCGATCCACAGCCCGAACCGCCGATTCGTCCGCTGCCCGTGCCCCTCCCGCAGCCATTCAACCCGCTGTCTCGGTAG
- the menD gene encoding 2-succinyl-5-enolpyruvyl-6-hydroxy-3-cyclohexene-1-carboxylic-acid synthase, producing the protein MLTETLVRLGLQVAVVCPGSRSAPLAIALSQQSGLEAIPVLDERSAAFFALGLAKQTRRPTALVCTSGTAGANFFPAVIEARESRVPLLVLTADRPPELRDCNAGQTVDQQKLFGSFVNWYHEVATPTADAAQLAYLRQTAIHAWERTQHPVAGAVHLNLPFRDPLAPVPQPDVMALRASVDEARFFANVFANVGQADGVPEQWRDSDLTQLLLSLSPRGLIIAGIAQFSSATAAQAHCRAIARLSHSLGFPVLAEGLSPLRNYARLNPYLVSSYDTLLRDPDLATELAPEGVLRIGEMPTSKELRSWLERTQPQQWVVDEGDRNLDPLHLRTVHLRSSVQQLAASLPSPPAPPTDYLKRWLQAETDCWQQQRESLRSLDSLIEAKTAWVLSQCLPPETPLVIANSTVVRYVEWFWEPGDRAIQPFCNRGANGIDGTLSTALGIAHGNQPSVLLTGDLALLHDTNGFLLRPRLRGHLTIVLINNRGGGIFENLPIAQFEPPFEEFFATPQSVDFAALCATYGIAHELVHTWEQLAQALKVLPSEGIRVLELQCDRKLNARWLAQRTPR; encoded by the coding sequence GTGCTGACTGAAACGCTGGTGCGGCTGGGATTGCAGGTGGCGGTGGTGTGTCCGGGGTCGCGGTCGGCTCCGCTGGCGATCGCCCTTTCTCAGCAGTCTGGTTTGGAAGCGATTCCGGTGTTGGATGAGCGATCGGCCGCTTTTTTTGCGCTAGGTCTAGCAAAACAGACCAGGAGACCTACGGCCTTGGTCTGCACCTCTGGCACGGCGGGGGCAAACTTTTTTCCAGCGGTGATCGAAGCCCGTGAAAGCCGGGTGCCGCTGCTGGTGCTGACGGCAGACCGTCCGCCGGAACTGCGCGACTGCAACGCAGGGCAAACCGTCGATCAGCAAAAACTCTTCGGCAGCTTTGTGAACTGGTATCACGAAGTCGCCACGCCCACTGCGGACGCTGCCCAACTTGCCTACCTGCGCCAGACTGCGATTCACGCTTGGGAGCGCACCCAGCACCCCGTCGCGGGCGCAGTGCATCTCAACCTGCCCTTCCGCGACCCGCTGGCCCCAGTGCCCCAGCCAGATGTGATGGCGCTCAGGGCATCTGTGGATGAAGCACGCTTTTTTGCGAATGTCTTTGCCAATGTCGGTCAGGCTGATGGCGTGCCGGAGCAATGGCGTGACTCAGACTTGACGCAACTGCTCCTCTCTCTTTCTCCTCGCGGCCTCATCATTGCAGGTATCGCCCAATTCTCTAGCGCGACTGCGGCTCAGGCTCACTGTCGGGCGATCGCCCGTCTTTCCCATAGCCTGGGTTTTCCGGTGCTGGCGGAGGGGCTGTCGCCGCTGCGAAACTACGCCCGCCTCAACCCGTATCTGGTGTCGAGCTATGACACGCTGCTGCGCGATCCTGACCTAGCGACAGAGCTTGCGCCGGAGGGGGTGCTTCGGATTGGCGAAATGCCCACCAGCAAGGAGTTGCGAAGCTGGCTAGAGCGCACCCAGCCGCAGCAGTGGGTGGTGGATGAGGGCGATCGCAACCTAGACCCGCTGCATCTGCGGACAGTTCATCTGCGGAGTTCCGTGCAGCAACTCGCCGCGTCGCTCCCCAGCCCCCCCGCGCCGCCGACGGATTACCTGAAGCGCTGGTTGCAGGCAGAGACGGACTGCTGGCAGCAGCAGCGAGAAAGCCTGCGATCGCTCGACTCGCTGATCGAAGCCAAGACCGCGTGGGTGCTGTCGCAATGCCTGCCGCCGGAAACGCCGCTGGTCATCGCCAACAGCACGGTCGTTCGCTATGTCGAGTGGTTTTGGGAACCGGGCGATCGCGCCATTCAGCCCTTCTGCAACCGGGGTGCAAACGGGATCGACGGCACGCTCTCGACGGCCCTCGGCATCGCGCATGGCAATCAGCCCAGCGTCTTGCTGACGGGTGACTTAGCACTGCTGCACGACACCAACGGCTTCTTGCTGCGTCCCCGCCTGCGCGGCCACCTGACCATTGTGTTGATCAACAATCGCGGCGGCGGCATTTTTGAGAACCTGCCCATTGCCCAGTTTGAGCCGCCGTTTGAGGAATTTTTCGCCACGCCCCAGTCTGTAGACTTCGCTGCACTCTGCGCCACCTACGGCATCGCCCACGAACTCGTCCATACTTGGGAGCAGCTTGCCCAGGCGTTAAAGGTGCTACCTAGCGAGGGGATACGGGTACTGGAACTCCAGTGCGATCGCAAGCTCAATGCCCGCTGGCTGGCTCAGCGCACCCCACGCTAG
- a CDS encoding ATP-binding protein has product MRLGLQEALVNAAKHGNNLDPNKTILVEFYIVNNEHWWIISDQGCGFDPAGPCREDCVGRSPQEQRDCGRGLYILHQIFDQVHWNADGTELRLCKQVRSRGRLPLLS; this is encoded by the coding sequence GTGCGTTTAGGACTTCAAGAGGCGCTGGTTAACGCAGCAAAGCACGGCAATAATCTCGACCCAAACAAAACCATTCTGGTTGAGTTCTACATTGTCAATAACGAACACTGGTGGATTATTTCCGACCAAGGCTGCGGGTTCGACCCTGCGGGGCCATGCCGAGAGGATTGTGTCGGGCGATCGCCCCAGGAGCAGCGAGACTGTGGCCGTGGACTCTATATCCTCCATCAGATTTTTGACCAGGTACACTGGAATGCAGACGGCACAGAGCTTCGCCTTTGCAAGCAGGTTCGGAGCCGGGGGCGTTTGCCGCTCCTCTCTTAG
- a CDS encoding alpha-D-glucose phosphate-specific phosphoglucomutase, translating to MNIQTVSTQPFADQKPGTSGLRKSVPIFQQPHYLANFIQSIFDSLEGYQGQTLVLGGDGRYYNREAIQIILKMAAANGWGRVKVGQHGILSTPATSCVIRKYKAFGGIILSASHNPGGPKADFGVKYNIENGGPAPEKVTEAIFARTKEITEYKLLDAPDVDIDTLGESKLGGMVVEVIDSVADYQELMESLFDFDRIRALLTNGSFRLCIDAMHAVTGPYAHAIFEQQLGAPAGTVRSGTPLEDFGGGHPDPNLTYAHELVEIMFKADAPDFGAAFDGDGDRNMILGRNFFVNPSDSLALLAANAHLIPGYKDGLAGVARSMPTSAAADRVAQRLGIGSYETPTGWKFFGNLLDAGKVTLCGEESFGTGSNHIREKDGIWAVLFWLNILAVRQQPVEQIVREHWQMFGRNFYSRHDYEEVASDRAKALVDHVQAQMPTLPGKTFGSYTVEYADNFSYTDPVDGSVSQNQGIRIGFTDGSRLILRLSGTGTKGATLRLYLESYEPNIAKHNLDPQVALGDLIAIAEEIAQIKEYTGMDKPTVIT from the coding sequence ATGAATATTCAAACCGTTTCTACACAGCCCTTTGCCGATCAGAAGCCTGGGACTTCGGGGCTGCGGAAGTCTGTCCCCATCTTTCAACAGCCCCACTATCTCGCAAATTTCATCCAGTCGATTTTTGACAGTTTGGAGGGTTATCAGGGGCAAACCCTGGTGCTGGGCGGCGACGGCCGCTATTACAACCGCGAGGCGATCCAAATTATTCTCAAAATGGCGGCGGCCAATGGCTGGGGCCGCGTGAAGGTGGGGCAACACGGCATTCTCTCCACGCCTGCTACCTCCTGCGTGATTCGCAAATACAAGGCCTTTGGCGGCATTATTCTCTCTGCTAGCCACAATCCCGGCGGCCCAAAAGCTGACTTTGGCGTGAAATACAACATAGAAAACGGCGGGCCTGCGCCGGAAAAGGTAACGGAGGCGATCTTCGCACGAACCAAAGAAATCACGGAATACAAGCTCCTGGATGCGCCCGATGTAGACATCGACACGCTGGGCGAAAGCAAGCTGGGTGGCATGGTGGTCGAGGTGATCGACTCCGTAGCCGACTATCAGGAATTGATGGAGTCGCTGTTTGACTTTGACCGGATTCGGGCGCTGCTGACCAATGGCTCGTTTCGCCTGTGCATTGACGCGATGCACGCCGTTACTGGGCCCTACGCCCATGCCATTTTTGAGCAGCAGTTGGGCGCACCCGCAGGCACGGTTCGCAGCGGCACGCCCCTGGAGGATTTTGGCGGCGGACATCCCGACCCCAACCTGACCTATGCCCATGAGCTGGTGGAGATCATGTTCAAAGCGGACGCGCCGGATTTTGGGGCTGCGTTTGACGGAGATGGCGATCGCAACATGATTTTGGGGCGCAATTTCTTCGTCAACCCCAGCGATAGCTTGGCGCTGCTGGCGGCAAACGCGCACTTAATTCCTGGTTATAAGGACGGACTGGCAGGGGTGGCCCGCTCAATGCCCACCAGCGCAGCGGCAGATCGGGTGGCCCAGCGGCTGGGCATTGGCTCCTATGAAACGCCGACGGGCTGGAAGTTTTTTGGCAATTTGCTGGATGCGGGCAAGGTGACGCTGTGCGGCGAAGAGAGCTTTGGCACGGGGTCGAACCATATCCGCGAAAAGGACGGTATCTGGGCGGTGCTGTTTTGGCTGAATATTCTGGCGGTGCGGCAACAGCCCGTCGAGCAGATTGTGCGGGAACATTGGCAGATGTTTGGGCGCAACTTCTACTCGCGGCATGACTATGAAGAGGTGGCGAGCGATCGCGCGAAGGCACTGGTTGATCACGTCCAGGCGCAAATGCCGACGCTGCCTGGCAAAACCTTCGGCTCCTACACGGTCGAATATGCCGATAACTTCAGTTACACCGACCCGGTAGACGGCAGTGTCAGCCAAAATCAGGGCATTCGCATTGGCTTTACGGATGGATCTCGCCTGATCCTGCGGCTGTCGGGTACGGGCACCAAGGGCGCAACGCTGCGGCTCTATCTGGAAAGCTACGAACCCAACATTGCCAAACACAACCTCGACCCGCAGGTGGCGCTGGGCGACCTGATTGCGATCGCCGAAGAGATTGCCCAGATCAAGGAATATACAGGCATGGATAAGCCGACGGTGATCACCTGA
- a CDS encoding 2,3-bisphosphoglycerate-dependent phosphoglycerate mutase, translated as MAKLILTRHGQSLWNAVNKFTGWVDVPLSERGRAEATIASTKLREYRVDVVFTSKLIRAIETAVCILTECDDICGGKIPIIQHDDDDPDWKGLDNYDNPDEVLPIFTSAALDERYYGNLQGLNKAQTAAEYGADQVQIWRRSYDIAPPGGESLEDTQARVLPYFNETILPYLLQGKNVMIAAHGNSLRSIIMKLDKLSGEEVAKLELGTAVPIVYDIDEHGEVTHKVVLDL; from the coding sequence ATGGCAAAATTAATTCTGACCCGGCATGGACAGAGCCTCTGGAACGCGGTCAACAAGTTCACCGGATGGGTCGATGTGCCGCTGAGCGAACGGGGCCGCGCCGAGGCAACGATTGCCTCGACCAAGCTGCGAGAATATCGTGTAGATGTGGTGTTTACTAGCAAGCTGATTCGGGCGATTGAAACCGCAGTCTGCATTTTGACCGAGTGCGACGACATCTGCGGCGGCAAGATTCCCATCATTCAGCATGACGACGATGACCCCGACTGGAAAGGTCTGGATAACTACGACAATCCAGATGAAGTGCTGCCCATTTTCACTAGCGCAGCCCTGGACGAGCGCTACTATGGCAACCTGCAAGGGCTGAACAAGGCCCAAACCGCGGCGGAATACGGAGCCGATCAAGTGCAAATTTGGCGACGCTCCTACGACATCGCGCCCCCTGGGGGCGAAAGCCTGGAAGACACGCAGGCCCGCGTCTTGCCCTACTTCAACGAAACCATCTTGCCCTACTTGCTGCAAGGCAAAAACGTGATGATCGCCGCGCACGGCAACTCGCTCCGCTCCATCATCATGAAGCTGGATAAGCTATCGGGCGAAGAGGTCGCCAAGCTGGAACTGGGAACCGCTGTGCCGATCGTGTATGACATTGATGAACACGGCGAAGTGACCCACAAGGTGGTGCTGGATCTGTAG
- a CDS encoding pyridoxamine 5'-phosphate oxidase family protein: MPRKFGEIAFTPEVLAAQAQRGSRQTYARYIAKGPAGDSITPELSEFIANLDGFYLGTVGSNGYPYIQFRGGPAGFLKVLDEKTLGFADFSGNLQYITVGNLSGNDKAFLFLMDYRHRQRVKVWGRAEYLEGNTDANAKWIEKLRVQDYPAPVERAILFHVEAISENCPQHIPIRYSAQEVEAMMAPLRDRISALEQQLAQAENNASSHQ; this comes from the coding sequence ATGCCACGCAAATTTGGAGAAATTGCTTTTACGCCCGAAGTCCTAGCCGCTCAAGCGCAGCGTGGCTCTCGACAAACCTACGCACGCTACATTGCTAAAGGCCCGGCTGGTGACAGTATCACGCCAGAATTGTCCGAGTTCATCGCCAATCTGGACGGGTTCTATTTAGGAACCGTTGGTTCTAACGGCTATCCCTATATCCAGTTTCGCGGCGGCCCGGCTGGTTTTCTAAAGGTACTGGATGAGAAGACGCTTGGCTTTGCCGATTTTTCTGGCAATCTGCAATACATTACCGTCGGCAATCTCTCCGGCAATGACAAGGCATTTCTATTCTTGATGGACTATCGGCATCGCCAGCGAGTCAAGGTTTGGGGACGTGCAGAATACTTAGAAGGGAACACAGACGCGAACGCAAAATGGATTGAAAAACTCCGAGTTCAGGATTATCCTGCACCTGTTGAACGGGCCATTTTGTTTCACGTCGAGGCGATTAGCGAAAACTGCCCGCAGCATATTCCCATTCGGTATTCTGCACAGGAGGTCGAAGCGATGATGGCTCCCTTGCGCGATCGCATTTCAGCACTAGAACAGCAGCTTGCACAGGCAGAGAATAACGCTTCTAGTCATCAGTGA